The Coffea arabica cultivar ET-39 chromosome 8e, Coffea Arabica ET-39 HiFi, whole genome shotgun sequence genome window below encodes:
- the LOC113704902 gene encoding putative UPF0481 protein At3g02645 translates to MEHSYSSGTVPLSSSARGWVDRVSNIFRTEFAIDIDHLPPVSVFEVPKILKLQKPEAYTPHLIAMGPYHHLHPELYHMERYKLAAIKEISTPDQLSNFQHVVINRLKEMDPSIRACYNKFMDYDQDTLAWIVAIDGCFFLHILHSYLVQDENTDKRLLDNTIVTRDIVMLENQIPFVLLKKIRKSLQVSPNSNGQEEGDDIELTLMLFQLCEAQSPVKFSSDKTNQDRYRRPLHLLDMMYHLIVNVPGSVVSGSLGNGLIQAIPTYTEFRNSLTSSSSSSSTDGENPDVFRNNNLGAILELVETFGNKRTQDLLRPVKLVSSIPWSTISGLFRKGNVGTKEQNSEDDEIEIPSVSHLWRYAKVQCKPFIGSIKEIKFVEEEAALYLPVMNLNASSEVIMRNLVAYEAAMSKPTLEFARYVNLMNGIIDTAEDVKLLKQNGVIKGGLTDDEIADQFNGMKRCYAGSDHKSNIEVAVEKVNKFYGKKLLVRTVRRLKRSLFASWKHLALVSTVVLLVVLSLQTFCEFYQCSKIWNFHQEPS, encoded by the coding sequence ATGGAACATTCATATTCATCAGGCACAGTTCCCTTAAGCTCTAGCGCCAGGGGCTGGGTTGATCGAGTCAGCAACATCTTCCGCACAGAATTTGCTATCGACATCGACCATCTCCCTCCCGTTTCTGTTTTTGAAGTCCCCAAAATACTGAAACTTCAAAAACCCGAAGCTTATACTCCTCATCTCATAGCCATGGGGCCTTACCATCATTTACACCCCGAGCTCTATCACATGGAGAGGTACAAGCTCGCCGCCATCAAAGAGATCTCAACCCCAGATCAGCTTTCCAATTTCCAACATGTCGTGATCAACAGGTTGAAGGAGATGGATCCCTCTATCCGGGCTTGTTACAATAAGTTCATGGACTATGATCAAGATACGTTGGCGTGGATCGTAGCAATAGACGGTTGTTTCTTTCTCCACATCTTGCATTCTTATCTTGTGCAAGATGAGAACACGGACAAGAGATTGTTGGACAACACTATTGTCACGAGAGATATCGTGATGCTCGAGAATCAAATCCCATTTGTTCTGTTGAAAAAGATTCGCAAGTCTCTCCAAGTCTCTCCTAACTCTAATGGTCAGGAGGAAGGAGATGATATTGAGCTGACCTTGATGTTATTTCAATTGTGTGAAGCACAATCTCCTGTTAAGTTCTCAAGTGATAAGACCAACCAAGACCGTTACCGTAGACCTCTGCATTTGTTAGATATGATGTATCATCTGATTGTTAATGTCCCAGGTTCTGTCGTGTCTGGATCCTTAGGAAATGGTCTCATTCAAGCCATACCAACTTATACAGAATTCAGGAACTCATTGACCTCTTCATCCTCGTCCTCCTCGACAGATGGGGAAAATCCAGACGTGTTTCGCAATAATAATTTGGGAGCAATCTTGGAATTGGTGGAGACCTTTGGTAACAAGCGTACCCAGGACCTTCTTCGGCCTGTTAAGCTTGTCTCAAGTATTCCGTGGTCAACTATTTCGGGACTGTTCAGAAAAGGCAACGTAGGTACTAAAGAGCAAAATTCAGAAGATGATGAAATCGAAATTCCGTCGGTATCTCATCTCTGGCGCTATGCTAAAGTCCAATGCAAACCCTTCATTGGGAGCATTAAAGAGATCAAGTTCGTGGAAGAGGAAGCCGCTTTGTACCTTCCTGTAATGAATTTGAACGCGAGCTCAGAAGTGATAATGAGGAATCTGGTGGCCTACGAGGCTGCTATGTCTAAGCCAACCCTTGAATTTGCTCGATACGTCAACCTCATGAATGGGATTATAGACACTGCAGAAGACGTGAAGCTGCTGAAGCAAAATGGGGTGATCAAGGGGGGTCTCACGGATGATGAAATTGCTGATCAATTCAACGGTATGAAGAGATGTTATGCTGGCTCAGATCACAAGTCCAACATCGAAGTTGCCGTTGAGAAAGTTAACAAATTCTATGGCAAGAAGCTTTTGGTCAGGACGGTTAGACGGTTAAAGAGGAGTTTGTTTGCTTCATGGAAACATCTGGCCCTGGTTTCCACTGTGGTGCTGCTGGTCGTGCTTAGCTTGCAGACCTTTTGCGAGTTCTATCAGTGCAGCAAAATCTGGAACTTCCACCAGGAACCATCATGA